Proteins encoded by one window of Blautia luti:
- the dnaX gene encoding DNA polymerase III subunit gamma/tau, with protein MSYTALYRKFRPDNFTDVKGQDHIVTTLTNQIRHNRIGHAYLFCGTRGTGKTTVAKILAKAVNCEHPVNGSPCNECAMCKAIQAGTAMNVIEIDAASNNGVDNIREIREEVSYRPTEGKYKVYIIDEVHMLSTGAFNALLKTLEEPPSYVMFILATTEAHKIPITILSRCQRYDFHRITIDTIAARLEELLKIEGVEAEEKAIRYVAKAGDGSMRDALSLLDQCIAFYLGQTLTYDKVLEVLGAVDTEVFSKLLRKVIQGDVTASIHILEDLIVGGRELGQFVGDFTWYMRNLLLVKTSEDPEEAIDVSSENMKLLKEESTMLDVETLMRYIRIFSDLSNQIRYATQKRVLVEIALIKLCRPAMETNLDSVLDRLRVLEQRMDERPVQQVIVHSAAGENGTQQTVLAGSPQKAPAKAAPEDLQKIVAGWRVITGQATGMFKQMLQKSIPKYNGETGEPVLYVEFQDFLGQTYVDNPEAKKELQDIIAAQTGKTVEIQMLVANQHQHTNLANITVDQAIRDNIHMDVVLEEDPEETEE; from the coding sequence ATGAGTTATACTGCCCTTTACAGAAAATTCAGACCAGACAATTTCACAGATGTCAAGGGTCAGGATCATATTGTGACAACTTTGACCAATCAGATCAGGCATAACCGCATCGGCCATGCCTATCTGTTCTGCGGGACCAGAGGAACCGGTAAGACCACAGTGGCGAAGATCCTTGCCAAAGCGGTCAACTGTGAACATCCGGTCAATGGAAGTCCCTGTAATGAATGCGCTATGTGTAAAGCAATCCAGGCAGGAACTGCCATGAACGTGATCGAGATTGATGCTGCATCCAACAACGGTGTAGATAACATTCGAGAGATCAGAGAGGAAGTTTCCTACCGCCCCACAGAAGGTAAATACAAAGTCTACATCATCGACGAGGTTCATATGCTTTCCACGGGAGCGTTTAATGCGTTGCTGAAAACACTGGAAGAACCGCCGTCCTATGTCATGTTCATACTGGCAACTACGGAAGCGCATAAGATCCCTATCACGATCCTGTCCAGATGCCAGCGCTATGATTTCCACAGGATCACCATAGACACCATCGCTGCCAGACTGGAGGAACTTCTGAAAATAGAAGGAGTGGAAGCAGAGGAAAAAGCAATCCGCTATGTGGCGAAGGCGGGAGATGGATCCATGCGAGATGCCCTCAGCCTGCTGGATCAGTGCATTGCCTTTTATCTGGGCCAGACTCTCACTTATGATAAAGTGCTTGAAGTTCTGGGTGCGGTGGATACAGAGGTATTCAGTAAGCTTCTGCGAAAAGTGATCCAGGGGGATGTGACTGCATCCATCCATATTCTGGAGGATCTGATCGTAGGCGGCAGGGAACTGGGCCAGTTTGTAGGAGACTTTACCTGGTACATGCGAAATCTTCTGCTGGTGAAGACTTCAGAGGATCCGGAGGAAGCGATTGACGTATCTTCTGAGAACATGAAGCTCCTGAAAGAAGAGAGCACCATGCTGGATGTGGAGACATTGATGCGCTATATCAGGATCTTTTCAGATCTGTCCAATCAGATCCGGTATGCCACTCAGAAGAGAGTTCTGGTAGAGATCGCGCTGATCAAACTGTGCCGTCCTGCCATGGAGACCAACCTGGATTCTGTTCTGGACCGTCTCCGTGTTCTGGAACAGCGTATGGATGAACGTCCAGTGCAGCAGGTGATCGTACATAGCGCAGCCGGAGAAAATGGCACACAGCAGACAGTGCTGGCCGGCAGCCCGCAGAAGGCTCCGGCGAAAGCGGCACCTGAAGATCTGCAGAAGATCGTGGCTGGCTGGAGGGTGATCACAGGCCAGGCTACAGGAATGTTCAAACAGATGCTCCAGAAATCCATTCCGAAATATAATGGAGAAACAGGTGAACCGGTGCTTTATGTGGAATTTCAGGACTTCCTGGGCCAGACTTATGTAGATAATCCGGAGGCGAAGAAAGAGCTTCAGGATATCATTGCCGCGCAGACCGGAAAGACTGTAGAGATCCAGATGCTGGTAGCCAATCAACATCAGCACACGAATCTGGCAAACATTACAGTGGACCAGGCAATCAGAGACAATATCCATATGGACGTTGTCTTAGAAGAAGATCCTGAGGAAACTGAAGAATAA
- a CDS encoding LacI family DNA-binding transcriptional regulator, translating into MPRKKATSSDVAKKAGVSQATVSMVLNRKYNVSFSRETIEKVEQAARELDYHLPGRKNKKDSKKEKLIVVFCPTLTSPYYVLLLQGVEAVANKQGYGVFICNTQRDARLEETYLRMMHTIQPQGIIYSCNPNPDFQQQVEELARTIPLVIISNKEKTTTVDAINQDNTVVGKMMARHLLDLGHRDVAFITPPLTRRQWQRTKRVNGFVKEFEKEGLKEHVIIKAADESIDSRIPRMDTEYSMGYELTRELLEEGRQFTAIAGQNDMMAIGALDALHEAKVHVPKDVSVIGCDNIFYSGIRRISLTTIDHFVVLKGQDACDIILRKIDARERALTDSAPISLYNIEYTPKLISRRTTGYARTWKNPTGKNN; encoded by the coding sequence TTGCCAAGAAAGAAAGCAACTTCTTCTGATGTGGCGAAGAAGGCAGGAGTATCCCAGGCAACTGTTTCCATGGTCCTGAACAGGAAGTACAATGTTTCTTTTTCCCGGGAAACCATAGAAAAGGTGGAGCAGGCTGCCAGAGAACTGGATTACCATCTTCCGGGCCGCAAAAATAAAAAAGACAGCAAAAAGGAGAAACTGATCGTTGTCTTTTGTCCCACCCTCACCAGCCCGTACTACGTGCTCCTGCTTCAGGGAGTAGAGGCAGTAGCGAACAAGCAGGGATATGGCGTCTTTATCTGTAACACCCAGAGGGATGCCCGGCTGGAGGAGACGTATCTTAGGATGATGCACACCATCCAGCCCCAGGGAATTATCTACAGCTGCAATCCCAACCCGGATTTCCAGCAGCAGGTAGAGGAACTGGCACGGACGATCCCTCTTGTTATTATCAGTAACAAGGAGAAGACCACCACAGTAGATGCCATCAATCAGGACAATACAGTGGTGGGAAAAATGATGGCCAGGCATCTGCTTGATCTGGGGCACAGAGATGTGGCATTTATCACTCCGCCGCTGACCAGAAGGCAGTGGCAGAGAACCAAGCGTGTAAATGGTTTTGTAAAGGAATTCGAGAAAGAAGGGCTGAAGGAGCATGTGATCATAAAAGCAGCAGATGAGTCCATAGATTCAAGAATTCCCCGGATGGATACGGAGTATTCCATGGGGTATGAGCTGACCCGGGAACTTCTGGAGGAAGGCAGGCAGTTTACCGCCATTGCTGGCCAGAATGACATGATGGCCATCGGTGCGCTGGATGCACTCCACGAGGCGAAGGTTCATGTACCGAAAGATGTGTCGGTGATCGGATGCGATAATATTTTCTATTCCGGCATCCGGAGAATTTCCCTCACAACCATCGATCATTTCGTAGTGCTGAAAGGCCAGGATGCATGTGATATTATCCTGCGTAAGATCGATGCCAGGGAAAGAGCCCTGACAGACTCTGCACCTATCAGTCTTTACAATATTGAATACACGCCGAAACTCATATCCAGGCGCACAACCGGGTATGCAAGAACCTGGAAGAACCCTACCGGGAAAAATAATTAA
- a CDS encoding 6-phosphofructokinase encodes MIKRIGMLTSGGDCQALNATMRGVVKGLTNNVDELEVYGFDDGYKGLIYGKYRMLTAKDFSGILTQGGTILGTSRQPFKLMRVPDENGLDKVEAMKQTYYKLCLDCLVILGGNGTQKTANLLREEGLNIIHLPKTIDNDIYGTDMTFGFQSAVNVATNAIDCIHTTASSHGRVFIVEIMGHKVGSLTLHAGVAGGADIILIPEIPYDIKKVTEAIQKRAKAGKRFTILAVAEGAISKEDALLPKKKYKEKLETRAKKYPSVSYEIADQIFQEIGSEVRVTVPGHTQRGGEPCPYDRVLSTRIGAGAAQAIIDGAYGIMIGVVNGKIKRVPLEECAGKLKMVSPKDQLVLAAKQIGISFGD; translated from the coding sequence ATGATAAAAAGAATAGGTATGCTTACCAGCGGCGGTGACTGCCAGGCTTTAAATGCCACGATGCGCGGTGTGGTTAAGGGATTGACCAATAATGTGGACGAGCTGGAAGTTTATGGATTTGATGATGGATATAAGGGACTGATCTATGGCAAATACCGCATGCTTACAGCCAAGGATTTCTCAGGAATCCTTACACAGGGCGGAACGATCCTGGGAACATCCAGACAGCCTTTTAAACTGATGCGTGTGCCGGATGAGAACGGACTGGACAAGGTTGAGGCGATGAAGCAGACATATTATAAACTCTGCCTGGACTGCCTGGTGATCCTCGGCGGAAACGGTACCCAGAAAACAGCTAACCTTCTGAGAGAAGAGGGCCTGAATATCATCCATCTTCCGAAAACCATTGACAATGATATTTATGGAACAGACATGACTTTTGGCTTCCAGAGCGCAGTAAATGTTGCTACCAACGCCATCGACTGCATCCATACCACAGCATCCTCCCACGGACGTGTATTCATCGTAGAGATCATGGGACATAAAGTAGGAAGCCTGACCCTCCATGCAGGTGTTGCAGGCGGCGCAGATATTATCCTGATTCCTGAGATCCCGTATGATATCAAGAAGGTTACAGAGGCTATCCAGAAACGTGCGAAAGCAGGCAAGAGATTTACCATCCTGGCAGTAGCAGAGGGAGCCATTTCGAAAGAAGATGCACTGCTTCCGAAGAAGAAATATAAAGAGAAACTGGAAACAAGAGCCAAGAAATATCCGTCAGTTTCCTATGAAATCGCTGATCAGATCTTCCAGGAGATCGGAAGTGAAGTACGTGTTACAGTTCCGGGACATACACAGAGAGGTGGCGAGCCGTGTCCATATGACCGTGTACTTTCCACAAGGATCGGTGCAGGTGCAGCCCAGGCCATCATTGACGGAGCTTACGGCATAATGATCGGTGTGGTAAACGGCAAGATCAAACGTGTACCTCTGGAAGAGTGTGCAGGCAAGCTGAAAATGGTATCCCCGAAAGATCAGCTGGTTCTTGCAGCGAAACAGATTGGCATCAGCTTCGGAGACTGA
- the tadA gene encoding tRNA adenosine(34) deaminase TadA yields MTEQERYMKEAIRQAKKAEVLEEVPIGCVIVHEGKIIARGYNRRNTDKNTLSHAELNAIRKASRKLGDWRLEGCTMYVTLEPCQMCSGALVQSRIDEVVIGCMNAKAGCAGSVMNLLQVEGFNHQVKITRGVLEEECSTMLSEFFRKLREKKKQEKAVRKLEQ; encoded by the coding sequence TTGACAGAACAGGAACGTTATATGAAAGAAGCCATCCGCCAGGCGAAAAAGGCAGAAGTATTGGAGGAAGTCCCCATTGGCTGTGTGATCGTCCATGAAGGGAAGATCATTGCCAGAGGATATAACAGAAGAAACACGGACAAAAATACCCTGTCCCACGCAGAGCTGAACGCCATACGCAAAGCCAGCAGGAAGCTGGGAGACTGGCGTCTGGAGGGATGCACCATGTATGTAACACTGGAACCCTGCCAGATGTGCTCCGGGGCACTGGTACAGTCCAGGATCGATGAGGTGGTCATCGGCTGTATGAATGCCAAGGCGGGATGTGCAGGTTCCGTCATGAACCTTCTTCAGGTAGAAGGATTTAACCATCAGGTAAAGATCACCCGGGGTGTTCTGGAAGAAGAATGTTCTACCATGCTCTCGGAATTTTTCCGGAAGCTGCGTGAGAAAAAGAAACAGGAAAAAGCTGTCAGGAAGCTGGAACAGTAG
- a CDS encoding MATE family efflux transporter, whose protein sequence is MKSTTNDMTTGSPVKLIIMFMIPMCLGNLFQQFYNIADSIVAGKFIGVNALAAIGSTGSLMFFVTGWLNGLSSGFAIIIAQMFGAKKYDRMRHYVAMSIYLMAAFSIAMTIGFGIANGPILRLMNTPDEVFGDVKAYMGIIYAGLIVTGAYNALAAFLRALGDSKSPLYFLIISAVINVILDIVFIACLGMGVEGCGYATVIAQGISALCCLFYISKRFPLLHLEKKNFGIAWGSFARLLKLGIPMGLQFSITAIGTIIVQGAINVYGPVYMAGFSAAGKIQNVFVTVFTSFGATIATYVGQNRGAGKMDRVKQGVKCTQLMIWGWSFLFMFLMFFFGRYLTYMFVDPSEQDVVQAAVTYFKTVFWAYPFLGSIFLYRNTLQGMGYGLMPMLGGVFELVARTCIVIAIAGHTSFAGVCFADPAAWLAALVPIVPYYFCVMKKYKNIKTVEAMNE, encoded by the coding sequence ATGAAAAGCACAACCAATGATATGACCACAGGCAGTCCTGTGAAACTGATTATTATGTTTATGATCCCCATGTGCCTGGGGAATCTTTTTCAGCAGTTTTATAATATCGCAGATTCTATCGTAGCCGGTAAATTTATCGGTGTAAATGCCCTGGCTGCCATCGGAAGCACCGGCTCCCTGATGTTCTTCGTAACCGGCTGGCTGAATGGTTTAAGCAGCGGTTTCGCTATTATCATAGCCCAGATGTTCGGGGCGAAGAAATACGACAGAATGCGTCACTATGTAGCCATGTCCATCTATCTGATGGCAGCCTTTTCCATTGCCATGACCATTGGATTTGGTATTGCGAACGGCCCGATTCTGCGTCTGATGAACACACCGGATGAAGTATTCGGAGATGTCAAAGCATACATGGGGATCATTTATGCAGGACTGATTGTTACAGGTGCCTACAACGCACTGGCCGCATTCTTAAGAGCACTGGGAGATTCCAAATCCCCGCTGTATTTCCTGATCATCTCCGCAGTGATCAATGTAATCCTTGATATTGTATTTATCGCATGCCTGGGAATGGGAGTAGAAGGCTGCGGATATGCTACAGTAATTGCTCAGGGAATTTCCGCACTTTGCTGTCTGTTTTATATTTCAAAAAGATTTCCTCTCCTTCATCTTGAGAAGAAGAATTTCGGGATCGCATGGGGCAGTTTTGCCCGCCTTCTGAAACTGGGAATTCCCATGGGACTTCAGTTCTCCATTACAGCTATTGGAACCATCATTGTACAGGGGGCCATCAATGTGTACGGCCCGGTATATATGGCAGGGTTCTCGGCAGCAGGAAAGATCCAGAATGTTTTTGTCACAGTATTCACATCTTTCGGTGCGACTATCGCCACTTATGTGGGACAGAACCGTGGTGCAGGAAAGATGGACAGGGTGAAACAGGGAGTGAAATGTACCCAGCTGATGATCTGGGGATGGAGCTTTCTGTTCATGTTCCTGATGTTCTTTTTCGGCAGGTATCTGACTTATATGTTTGTAGATCCTTCAGAACAGGATGTTGTACAGGCTGCTGTTACATACTTTAAGACAGTGTTCTGGGCATATCCGTTCCTGGGAAGCATTTTCCTGTACAGGAACACATTGCAGGGAATGGGCTACGGACTGATGCCTATGCTGGGAGGCGTGTTTGAACTTGTGGCGAGAACATGCATCGTAATTGCCATCGCAGGGCATACTTCCTTTGCGGGTGTATGTTTCGCTGATCCGGCAGCATGGCTGGCAGCGCTGGTTCCCATCGTACCTTATTACTTCTGTGTAATGAAGAAATACAAGAATATAAAGACTGTAGAAGCTATGAATGAATAA
- the recR gene encoding recombination mediator RecR translates to MEYYSSHINRLIEQLSHLPGIGAKSAQRLAFHIMNMPKEQVQQLTSSIVNARENVQYCKCCYTLTDKEMCPICSNPKRDHSTIMVVENTRDLAAYEKTGKFEGVYHVLHGAISPMLGIGPDDIKLKELMQRLAGEEVKEVIIATNSSLEGETTAMYISKLIKPTGIKVSRIASGVPVGGDLEYIDEVTLLRALEGRVEL, encoded by the coding sequence ATGGAATACTACAGCAGTCATATTAACAGGCTTATTGAGCAGCTGTCCCATCTTCCCGGGATCGGTGCGAAATCTGCACAGCGGCTGGCATTTCACATCATGAATATGCCGAAGGAACAGGTACAACAGCTGACCTCTTCTATTGTGAATGCCAGGGAGAATGTGCAGTACTGCAAGTGCTGTTACACGCTCACGGACAAAGAAATGTGTCCTATCTGCAGCAATCCGAAAAGGGATCATTCTACCATCATGGTGGTGGAGAACACCAGGGATCTGGCAGCTTATGAGAAAACCGGTAAATTCGAAGGCGTTTACCATGTGCTTCACGGAGCTATTTCCCCTATGCTGGGGATCGGGCCGGATGATATCAAGCTGAAAGAGCTGATGCAGCGCCTTGCAGGTGAAGAGGTAAAAGAAGTGATCATTGCCACCAATTCCAGCCTGGAAGGGGAAACTACAGCCATGTACATCAGTAAGCTTATCAAACCTACAGGGATCAAAGTCAGCAGGATCGCCAGCGGCGTTCCGGTAGGCGGAGACCTGGAGTACATTGACGAAGTAACTCTTCTGCGTGCCCTGGAAGGAAGGGTAGAGCTCTGA
- a CDS encoding YbaB/EbfC family nucleoid-associated protein, with protein sequence MAKRGGFPGMGMPGNMNNLMKQAQKMQRQMEENQKALEEKEFTATAGGGAVEVTISGKREVTKVKLQEEVVDPDDIEMLEDLIVAATNEALRKVDEESTAVMSKLTGGLGGLGGGLPF encoded by the coding sequence ATGGCTAAACGTGGAGGATTCCCGGGTATGGGTATGCCGGGAAACATGAACAATCTTATGAAACAGGCGCAGAAAATGCAGCGCCAGATGGAAGAGAACCAGAAAGCACTCGAAGAGAAAGAATTTACAGCAACTGCAGGGGGCGGAGCTGTAGAAGTAACTATCTCCGGTAAGAGAGAAGTGACCAAAGTGAAACTTCAGGAAGAGGTAGTAGATCCGGATGATATTGAAATGCTGGAAGATCTCATCGTAGCAGCTACCAATGAAGCACTCCGCAAGGTAGATGAGGAATCCACAGCAGTAATGTCCAAGCTGACAGGCGGTCTGGGCGGACTTGGAGGAGGCCTTCCATTCTGA